The following DNA comes from Candidatus Eisenbacteria bacterium.
GTAATTGCATACGAGCCGGTCTGGGCGATAGGGACCGGCAGAACGGCAAGCCCCGACGTCGCCGACGAGACGCAGGCGTTTATCAGAAAACTGATCGGCAAGATATACAATGAAGCTATTTCCGCGCTCCTTCGAATTCAATACGGCGGAAGTGTGAAACCCGATAATGCAAAAGATCTCTTCAGAGAGCCCAATATAGACGGCGCTCTTGTCGGCGGCGCGAGTCTCAAGGGCGACTCCTTCCTCGCAATCGTTTCCGCCTGTCAAGCCGTTGGAAAATAGTGACAGTCACCTATTTCCTGTCGGACTGAAATGAGCGTTTCCGCTCCTGGCGTAGATTCTTGACCCGTCCCGGCACGCTCGCTCGAGTTCGCAAACTCGGCCTGCGGCCTCAGACATGCAAACTCGCCCCTAACTGGGGACGCTCGCTTTCCACCAGGCCGGGTACCCCAAGAATCTCACCATGTTCGCTCCAACGCCATTTCAGCCCGCAACTGTTGGGAACATCTCCGCCCCATCCGGGAATCGGATATACCCATCCGCTCAATCTTCTGATTGACTGAGAGTTTTGAATCCGCTAGATTTCTTCTCCGCGCCTCACGCTCATGAAAATGTGAAATCTCGGGGAGCCGAACTCCCGAATGGACTGTACTACGTTCACGTGCGGACGTGAGAAAAGGAGGGTGGCTTGAAGGAACTAGCTCTTCTTGCCCTGGACTCGGCAAAAGTCAAGGGTGCATCCTACGCTGACATAAGAATTGGAGGGACCAAATCCGAGCTCATTGAGATCAAGAACGGGAAAGTGGTCTCGGTGAAACGGGAATCAAGCTATGGGTTTGGAGTGAGAGTCATTTCTGACGGGGGATGGGGTTTTGCTTCAAGTGCGGATGTGACGAAACCGGAGATTGAAGATGCGACCGCACTTGCAGTGAGAATCGCCAAGGCCTCCGCAAAACTCAAGAGCAAGGACGTTATTCTTGCGCCGGAAGGGAAGCACATTGATACGTGGAAGACGCCATTTGAGATTGACCCCTTTACCGTTTCGCTTGAGGAGAAGATAGGACTCCTTCTTTCTATTGACCAAATCCTGCGATCGGTGAAAGGCGTAAAAGTCGCGGAATCCACAATGCAGTTCTGGGATGAGGACTGCCTTTTTGCAAACTCCGAGGGCTCGCTCATAGAACAGCGGATCCTCCAGAGCGGGGCCGGTTATTCCGCCACTGCGGTGAACGAAACCGAAGTTCAAACGAGATCGTATCCGAATTCATTTGGCGGGCAGTACGAATCCTGCGGATATGAACTTATTTCAAGGTTCGGGCTCAAGGAGAATGCTCTGAGGATCGGGGAAGAGGCAGTCGCCCTCCTTTCGGCAAAGCAGTGCGAGCAGAAGGTCACTGCCCTAATTCTTGATGGTACGCAGTTGAGTCTCCAGATACATGAGTCGTGCGGCCATCCGACCGAACTTGACAGGGTGCTTGGGAGCGAGGCGAACTACGCCGGCACGAGCTTCATGACCCTCGACAAGCTCGGCAAGCTTAAGTACGGTTCTGAAATCGTGAATATCGTGGCAGACGCAACGACGCCCCGCGGTCTCGGGAGTTTCGCATATGACGATGAGGGGGTCCCGGGCAAGAGGAACGATCTCATAAAGAATGGGATGTTCGTTGGATACATGACGTCGAGAGAGACCGCCCAGGCAATCAACCAGAGATCGAACGGGACCATGCGGGCCGACGGATGGCATAACATCCCGCTTGTCAGGATGACCTGCATAAATCTCCTGCCCGGCACATGGACGCTTGATGACTTGATTGCAGATACTGATGACGGAATCTACATGGTCACGAACAGAAGCTGGTCAATCGATGACAAGAGGCACAACTTCCAGTTCGGGACCGAAATTGGCTGGGAAATAAAGAATGGAAAGCTGGGTGCGATGGTGAAGAACCCTACCTATACCGGCCTTACCACTGAATTCTGGAACTCATGCGATGCCATCTGCAACAAAGACCACTGGGAGATATGGGGAACCCCGACTTGCGGCAAGGGACAACCTCCCCAGACTGCAAGGACAGCCCAGGGTACCGCGCCGGCCAGATTCAGAAAGACCAGGGTAGGTGTGGCGTACTGAGGTCGTTCCAGGCGTATTGACTGTTCTTTCGTTCTTCAGTAGAAGCGGTATGGTGTTGGAGACTTCCTGCAACAAGGAGTGAAGATGGATAACAAAGAAGCCAAGGCAATGATCGAATCTGCAATATCGTTTAGCGATGCCAGCGAGACCGAAGTGCTCCTCTACTCCGGTCAAAGCGCGCTTACTCGTTTTGCAAACAACGTGATTCATCAGAACGTCTCAACCAAAGATCATTCTCTTTCTGTACGGGTTGCATTCGGAAAAAAGGTTGGATTTGCCTCGACGAATAGTCTCGAAAAGAATGCTCTCAGGGATGTAGTTATGAGGGCATCAGAAATCGCAAAGCATCAGAAGGAAGACCCGGAGTATCCTGGTCTTCAGGGTCCGCAGCAATATGCGAAGATGAACTGCTACTTCGACAAGACGGCCAAGCTTTCACCCGAGGATCGGGCGAAGGCAATCTCCGTGGTCGTCGAGAACTGCAAGAAGAAGAAACTCAATTCGGCAGGTGCCTTTGACTTCTCCGAAGGAGGCATTGCAATCGGAAATTCGAAGGGGTTGTTCGGCTTTCACAACGGAACGACCAGCAGTTTTACAGTGACTGTGATGGGAGAAGACAGCTCGGGCTGGGCAGAACACAATGTGCGCGATGTGTCAAAAATGGATGCTGAGAAAGTCGGGAATGCGGCGATTGACAAAGCCGTCCTGAGCAAGAATCCAGTCGCCATAGAGCCCGGAGACTACACTGTCGTGCTTGAGGCGAATGCCGTCAGTGAACTCGTGGCTTTTCTTGCCTGGATCGGATTCAGCGCACTCTCAGTCCAGGAAGGAAAGAGCTTTATGGCGGGCAAGTTCGGCCAGAAGATTACGGGCGAAAATGTCACGATCTATGATGACGCATTTGATGCGGGAACGTATGGAATGCCGTTTGATTTCGAAGGAACTCCAAAGGACAGGATAGCGCTCATAGAAAATGGTGTTGCGAAGAACGTGGTCTATGACCTGGTCACCGCAAAAAAAGATGGGAAGCGTTCCACGGGCCATGCCCTGCCGCAGCCGAACATCGAGGGCCCAATGCCCGTCAATCTGGTGATTGGAACGGGCACCGCAACATTGGACGAGATGATTGCCTCGACGAAGAAAGGGGTCCTCATAACAAGATTCTGGTATAACCGCGTTGTCGATGCCAAGAAGACGATCATAACCGGCATGACCAGGGATGGAACATTCTTGATTGAGAACGGGAAGCTCACAAGGGGCATCAAGAACATGAGGTTCAACGAAAGTGTTCTCGGCATGCTGAGTAATGCCGAAATGATTGGAAAGACCGCAGAGCTCACAACGGGTGTTGTGACTCCACCCATGAAAATCAGCAAGTTCCACTTCACCGGCATTACGGAGTTCTAGCAGATGTGTTTCCCTCTCCCCTTGGGGGAGAGGGAAGGGTGAGGGAGACCGCGACTGCCCCCGGCTTATTGAATCCTCTCCCCTTGGGGGAGAGGGTAGGGTGAGGGGAGCCAGCCCCGTGCAGATGTAGTTCCGCTTATTATGCCCTCTATCTCGTGACCATTTGAAGCAAATCTCCCAGCAGAAATGTGACATCAAGTTTCATGAGAATGATGACGATAATTCCGTTGTCCACGGTCAGGCCCTCCTGAAAATGGGAGGTTATCTGCGGCCGAGCGCAAGTTTGCTGAGTCGGTCGCATAGTGGCCGTGAGCACAAGAACAAGCCACCGGAAGCGATAAATGAAGGAGATGTTGACATGATCACATTACGGACCGAAGGCAAGCGGTCGGAGGAAGCGCTGCGCGCGGCCTCCGCCTATGCTCGCAATCTCATTGAGGCGAGCCTCGATCCGCTGGTCACCATCAGTGCTGAGGGAAAGATCACCGATGTCAACGAAGCCTCGGTGCGGGTCACTGGCGTGCCGAGTGCCCAGCTAATCGGCACGGATTTCTCGGCTTGCTTCACCGAGCCAGAGAAGGCACGCGAGAGCTACCGGCGTGTGTTCTCGGAAGGCTTCGTCCGCGACTATCCACTGGCGATCCGGCACGTTTCGGGCCGCGTTACTGACGTGCTCTTCAATGCCGCCGTTTATCGCGACGAGCAAGGCCGGACGCTGGGTGTTTTGGCCACCGCGCGTGACATCACCGAGCGCAAGCGGTCGGAGGAGGCGCTGAAGGCTAGCGAGAAAAGGTTCCGGGATATTGCTGACAACGCTCAGGAATGGATCTGGGAGGTTGATGCTGAGGGTAAGTATACGTATGCCAGTCAGGTGGTCGAAAAGATCCTGGGCTACACGCCGGAGGAGATTCTGCAAAAACATTTCTATGACCTTTTTCACCCGGAGGACAGGGAGGCGCTCAAGGCGGCGGCGTTAGCAGCTTTTGCCGCCAAACAGCCGTTTTGGGAATTTATCAACCGCAACGTGCATAAGAACGGTCAAACCATATGGCTTGCCACCAGCGGGCTACCTTTGCTGGACGACAAGGGAAACCTGCTTGGATATCGAGGAGCTGACACGGACATCACCGAGCGCAAGCGGTCGGAGGCGGAGCGGGAGAAGCTGCAGGCACAGCTAATCCAGGCCCGGAAGATGGAATTGGTGGGACAGTTGGCCGGCGGAGTTGCCCATGATTTCAACAACATACTGACAGTGATCCTTGGCAACGCGGACAATGCCCTGGCAAGGCTGACCGAACAAGACCCGATGCACAAACGCATGAGAGAGATCAAGTCTGCAGCGGAGCGATCGGCGAACCTGACCCGCCAGCTGCTGGCATTCGCTCGCAAGCAAACCATTGACCCGAAAGTGCTCGACCTGAACGATACTGTGTTGGGCATGCTCGAGATGCTCCGGTGGCTCATCGGCGAGGATATTGATCTGGTCTGGCTGCCGGGCCACGATCTCTGGAAAGTGAGGGTTGATCCCTCTCAGATGGACCAGATTCTGGCCAACCTGTCGGTCAACGCCCGGGATGCCATCAAGGGAGTGGGCAAAGTCACAATCGAGACGGCCAACCGGGTGCTCGATGATGCGTTCTGTGCCGAGCACGCAGGGTCAGTTCCTGGAGAGTATGTTCTGCTGGCGCTGAGCGACACCGGGGTGGGGATGAGTAACGAGGTCCTCAAGCACGTCTTCGAACCTTTTTTCACCACGAAGGGCCTGGGTCGGGGCACGGGTCTGGGGCTGGCCACCGTGTACGGCATCGTCAAGCAAAATGAGGGCTTCATAAACGCTCGCAGCGAACCGGGCGCCGGGACGACCTTAGAGATCTACCTGCCCAGGTATGTGGGCGAAGAGGCAGAGACCTCAGGAATGCCAGCCGTAGCACAGTCGATGACCGGGTGACAGACATGAATATGCCCGCTGTCAAGGGATAGAGCTCTTGTTTGGCCGATGGGTTTCCCCAATCTGATAGGATTCTGAAACGTTCCCTAACGGAATCTCCCAATCTCCCTGAAGCGGGAACTTCGAAACATCCCATCTTTCTTCGATACTGTCGGCTTCCATCCCCAGCATACGCCTGTTGGTCCTGCTAACAGTGCTCTAATCGCTTGACGCCTGAGCAAACAGACGGTATTTGTTCTCAATGCTTGGCTGATTTGCATCCAAAACCCCGGTCTGAGCGTTCACAATGAAGACAAAAGAATGCGAAGTCTGCGGAAACGAAATCCCGTTGGATTCACTTCGCTGTCGCTTCTGCGGGTCTCAGCAACGTGGGCAACGCTGGGTGGCTGCCCCTCGGGAAAAGATTAGAACTGTGAATCTCAAGGCGGGCATGCCGACCGTGGAGGAAGGCCTCGAACGGTTGATATGCGAAATCCATCGTGCAAGGCAATCTGAAATCAAACTGCTTCGCATAATTCACGGATGGGGATCGAGTGGGAGGGGAGGGAAGCTCCGTAATGCAGTCCGCCGTTTTCTTCAGGATCAATTGAAGGCAAAGCGCATACGATCGTGCCTTGCTGGAGACAAATTTGCCCGCGACGGAGCCGCTGGAAGCAAGCTCCTGGCTGACTACCCGGAACTCCGGCGAACGCAGCGAACAGACATCGAGAATCCAGGCATCACTTTCGTGGAGTTGTGAGAGCAGATTCTGGCTCGAAGCTCTTCCCGGCCGCATCGAAACAATGATTGTTGTTTTGCACTGATCCAATTGTGAAAGGGACGGTGATGTAATGGACGCTAAATTCTCCAAGTTCTTCGTCTCCAGATGGAAGAAGTATTTTCCGGGTGCTGAATTGCCGATCTGTTATTTCTACACTGACGAAGCCCGTGAAGATAACATCAAAGAGACGAAAAACATCGACCGCTGTTTGATTGGGAATCTCAAGCGCGTCCGCAAAGGATTTCCATTTGTGTATGACGCACAAAGTCCCGGCTGCTCAGGGGGAAAGAGGTATTGCGGTTTCCAGCAACAGTTGATGCCCAATTTTGAGTATTTCCTATCATACGGTATCCCTGGCGAAATTGATGGCGAGCGCTACAAGAAATCCCCCGAATTGGTAAGAGCATTCATGCAGAGATGCCCACCGTTCAAGGCGCCCGCCAAATATCTTGTGTTCAAACGGTGGGACAAGTTGGGAAAAGGAGAGGAACCGTTTGCAGTCATATTCTTTACATCCTTCGATCTGCTCTCCGGCCTCTTCACTTTGGCCAACTTCGATAGGGCTGACAATGAGGCGGTCTTTGCTCCGATGGGCTCCGGCTGTGCGTCTATCGTGGGTTATCCCTATCTCGAAGCAAAGTCGGAGAATCCAAGATGTGTGCTGGGTATGTTTGATATTTCCGCCCGGCCTCATGTGCCAAAGAATAGTCTGACTTTCACAACTCCGACGAGAAGATTCAAAGAGATGGTCCTCAACATGGATGAGAGCTTCCTGACCACAGAATCATGGAGGACGATCAAGAAGAGATTGTAGTCTCCAGGATATGAGTACCGGTGCGGTTGCCACCGCTGCGTGACGTCAAGCGCGAACGACTTCAATAGGGGGACGGAAATGAAGCTCAGACATGACATGCTTGCGCACGGGGTCAACGTCGTGTGCGCGGAGCACAAGGGGAAGCGGGGCGGGCTCGCTGTTGCCTGGGCAACGCAGGTCGGCACCGAACGCGTGCTCATTTGCGTTGGAAGCCAGAGCGCTACGCGTAAGCTCATTCTGTCTTCTGGCGCGTTCGGCCTGAGTGTGCTGGGGCGCGATCAGCAGAAAATTGCTCACCTCTTCGGGCGCTATTCCAGCCGCGACAGAAACAAGTTTGAGAGCATCGGGTGGCACACGGCAGAGACCGGCTCGCCGCTACTGGATGATTGCTCGGTAGCACTCGACTGCCGGGTCGAAGACGTCCACGAGCGGGGTGACGCGAAGTTGATCGTGGGACGCATCGTTTCAGCAGAACGTCGCCGGCAAGGGTGCGAGCCGCTGATCTACAGGGAAGAGGACTACTGATCTGACCCTGTACTGCGGAAGCCGGTGGCGACTGATCCAGGCGTAATGGTTTCTTGCGTCGCTCCCGACAGGCATGAATGTCACCGAGCTAGACCAACTGGAACAGTACTGGTACGGCTTCTGACATGAAGACACGCGGACTGGCGCATCCGGGCCGTTAGAACGTGAGTTTCTGCGGAGGGCTGGCATGAAGAAGATCCTTGCGATTGCTGGTGTCGTAATCCTCGCCGCTGTTCTGACGTTGGCAGTATTCGCGAACTCCCAGAGGCAGAAAGCGGACAACCGATGGGACCCGAAGGTTATCCGTCCCGCATTTACGACTACTCATCCGCTGGTTGTCATCGACGAAGCCCACCACAATGCCCACACCGCGGGCGGCAAGTACCGTCCTTTCGCTCGTCTCCTAAAGGCCAACGGATACAATGTGGTGAAGGGGGAGGGAAAGTTCACGCCCGAAAATCTGGCCAAGACGAATATCCTTGTGATCGTGAATGCAGCCGGGGGAACGAAGCCGCAGATTCTTGGCATCAACCTCCCGATCCCTGTCAAGAAGACACGCGAGATGCCAGCATTCAAACGGTATGAGATTCGAGTGATTCGTTCATGGGTGGAACTGGGCGGATCTCTGCTGCTAATCGCGGATCACGCCCCCTTCGGAGAATCCGCGAAAGCTCTGGCAGCCGCCTTTGGTATCCGGATGAACGGCGGCTATGTCGAGGTGCCGAACGAGCAATCGGATCCTCTGCTCTTCACAAGTGAAAATGGCCGCCTGGGTGATCACCCAATCATATCCGGAGAAAGCGCTGACGCCGCAGT
Coding sequences within:
- a CDS encoding TldD/PmbA family protein, with amino-acid sequence MDNKEAKAMIESAISFSDASETEVLLYSGQSALTRFANNVIHQNVSTKDHSLSVRVAFGKKVGFASTNSLEKNALRDVVMRASEIAKHQKEDPEYPGLQGPQQYAKMNCYFDKTAKLSPEDRAKAISVVVENCKKKKLNSAGAFDFSEGGIAIGNSKGLFGFHNGTTSSFTVTVMGEDSSGWAEHNVRDVSKMDAEKVGNAAIDKAVLSKNPVAIEPGDYTVVLEANAVSELVAFLAWIGFSALSVQEGKSFMAGKFGQKITGENVTIYDDAFDAGTYGMPFDFEGTPKDRIALIENGVAKNVVYDLVTAKKDGKRSTGHALPQPNIEGPMPVNLVIGTGTATLDEMIASTKKGVLITRFWYNRVVDAKKTIITGMTRDGTFLIENGKLTRGIKNMRFNESVLGMLSNAEMIGKTAELTTGVVTPPMKISKFHFTGITEF
- a CDS encoding flavin reductase family protein; protein product: MKLRHDMLAHGVNVVCAEHKGKRGGLAVAWATQVGTERVLICVGSQSATRKLILSSGAFGLSVLGRDQQKIAHLFGRYSSRDRNKFESIGWHTAETGSPLLDDCSVALDCRVEDVHERGDAKLIVGRIVSAERRRQGCEPLIYREEDY
- a CDS encoding TldD/PmbA family protein; translated protein: MKELALLALDSAKVKGASYADIRIGGTKSELIEIKNGKVVSVKRESSYGFGVRVISDGGWGFASSADVTKPEIEDATALAVRIAKASAKLKSKDVILAPEGKHIDTWKTPFEIDPFTVSLEEKIGLLLSIDQILRSVKGVKVAESTMQFWDEDCLFANSEGSLIEQRILQSGAGYSATAVNETEVQTRSYPNSFGGQYESCGYELISRFGLKENALRIGEEAVALLSAKQCEQKVTALILDGTQLSLQIHESCGHPTELDRVLGSEANYAGTSFMTLDKLGKLKYGSEIVNIVADATTPRGLGSFAYDDEGVPGKRNDLIKNGMFVGYMTSRETAQAINQRSNGTMRADGWHNIPLVRMTCINLLPGTWTLDDLIADTDDGIYMVTNRSWSIDDKRHNFQFGTEIGWEIKNGKLGAMVKNPTYTGLTTEFWNSCDAICNKDHWEIWGTPTCGKGQPPQTARTAQGTAPARFRKTRVGVAY
- a CDS encoding Smr/MutS family protein; amino-acid sequence: MKTKECEVCGNEIPLDSLRCRFCGSQQRGQRWVAAPREKIRTVNLKAGMPTVEEGLERLICEIHRARQSEIKLLRIIHGWGSSGRGGKLRNAVRRFLQDQLKAKRIRSCLAGDKFARDGAAGSKLLADYPELRRTQRTDIENPGITFVEL
- a CDS encoding PAS domain S-box protein; translated protein: MITLRTEGKRSEEALRAASAYARNLIEASLDPLVTISAEGKITDVNEASVRVTGVPSAQLIGTDFSACFTEPEKARESYRRVFSEGFVRDYPLAIRHVSGRVTDVLFNAAVYRDEQGRTLGVLATARDITERKRSEEALKASEKRFRDIADNAQEWIWEVDAEGKYTYASQVVEKILGYTPEEILQKHFYDLFHPEDREALKAAALAAFAAKQPFWEFINRNVHKNGQTIWLATSGLPLLDDKGNLLGYRGADTDITERKRSEAEREKLQAQLIQARKMELVGQLAGGVAHDFNNILTVILGNADNALARLTEQDPMHKRMREIKSAAERSANLTRQLLAFARKQTIDPKVLDLNDTVLGMLEMLRWLIGEDIDLVWLPGHDLWKVRVDPSQMDQILANLSVNARDAIKGVGKVTIETANRVLDDAFCAEHAGSVPGEYVLLALSDTGVGMSNEVLKHVFEPFFTTKGLGRGTGLGLATVYGIVKQNEGFINARSEPGAGTTLEIYLPRYVGEEAETSGMPAVAQSMTG
- a CDS encoding DUF169 domain-containing protein; protein product: MDAKFSKFFVSRWKKYFPGAELPICYFYTDEAREDNIKETKNIDRCLIGNLKRVRKGFPFVYDAQSPGCSGGKRYCGFQQQLMPNFEYFLSYGIPGEIDGERYKKSPELVRAFMQRCPPFKAPAKYLVFKRWDKLGKGEEPFAVIFFTSFDLLSGLFTLANFDRADNEAVFAPMGSGCASIVGYPYLEAKSENPRCVLGMFDISARPHVPKNSLTFTTPTRRFKEMVLNMDESFLTTESWRTIKKRL